A single region of the Amphiura filiformis chromosome 7, Afil_fr2py, whole genome shotgun sequence genome encodes:
- the LOC140157550 gene encoding uncharacterized protein, whose protein sequence is MMVEEYFKNKGFQAIFVVTEVFTHQANISKPLFEKMGYEYCDKNVQPQGATMLRTSPLPPALNISLQGYEKYYFKPPPKEEWKEFFAAHNIETDVEISDSEFAGTIPDYAIDLLGVIAWMRKTL, encoded by the exons ATGATGGTCgaagaatattttaaaaataagggCTTCCAGGCTATCTTTGTAGTGACTGAAGTGTTCACACACCAAGCCAATATTTCCAAACCACTCTTTGAGAAGATGGGATATGAGTATTGTGACAAAAATGTTCAGCCTCAAGGAGCAACA aTGTTAAGAACATCTCCTCTGCCACCAGCCTTGAACATATCGCTACAGGGTTATGAGAAGTACTATTTCAAACCACCACCAAAAGAAGAGTGGAAAGAGTTTTTTGCTGCACACAACATAGAAACAGATGTGGAAATTTCAGATAGTGAATTTGCTGGTACAATACCAGACTATGCCATAGACTTACTGGGAGTTATAGCATGGATGAGAAAAACTTTATAA